Proteins encoded within one genomic window of Micromonospora halotolerans:
- the htpG gene encoding molecular chaperone HtpG, whose product MSDRVETLEFQAEARQLLQLMVHSIYSNKDVFLRELISNASDALDKVRLESLVDKDLQVDTTDLHIEIEVDREARTLTVRDNGIGMSRDEVVGLIGTIAKSGTAELLRTLRETKDAAASQELIGQFGVGFYATFMVADKVTLLTRRAGQAGGTRWESTGEGTYSVEAVDDAPQGTSVTLHLKPADAEDNLHDYTAEWTIREIVKRYSDFIAWPIRMTVEKSGEDGATTREEQTLNSMKALWARAKDEVDEAEYKEFYRHVAHDWADPLETIHMRGEGTFEYEALLFLPSHAPLDLFAPQGRRGVQLYVKRVFIMDDCDALMPNYLRFVKGVVDAHGLSLNISREILQQDRQIRAVRRRLVKKVLATLKDLSSEAYRTFWGEFGAVVKEGLLEDPDNTEALLDLVRAASTHDPAELTTLRDYVERMRDGQTEIYYATGENRATIENSPHLEAFRAKGYEVLILTDPVDEVWVERVGAYDGKTLRSVAKGQVDLETDEEKERAEAERQEYADLLTWMSGALADSVKEVRLSTRLTTSPACVVGDAHDMTPTLEKMYRAMGQEVPRVKRILELNPAHALVTGLRKAHEQGGDSTALTETAELLYGMALLAEGGELADPARFTRILADRLARNL is encoded by the coding sequence GTGAGCGATCGGGTCGAGACGTTGGAGTTCCAGGCCGAGGCCCGTCAGCTGCTCCAGCTGATGGTGCACTCGATCTACTCCAACAAGGACGTCTTCCTGCGCGAACTGATCTCGAACGCCTCCGACGCGCTGGACAAGGTGCGCCTGGAGTCGCTGGTCGACAAGGACCTCCAGGTCGACACCACCGATCTGCACATCGAGATCGAGGTCGACCGGGAGGCCCGCACGCTGACCGTGCGGGACAACGGGATCGGCATGTCCCGCGACGAGGTGGTCGGGCTCATCGGCACCATCGCCAAGTCCGGCACCGCCGAGCTGCTGCGCACGCTGCGCGAGACGAAGGACGCCGCCGCCTCGCAGGAGCTGATCGGCCAGTTCGGCGTCGGCTTCTACGCCACCTTCATGGTCGCCGACAAGGTGACCCTGCTGACCCGCCGCGCCGGGCAGGCCGGCGGCACCCGCTGGGAGTCCACCGGCGAGGGCACCTACTCGGTCGAGGCCGTCGACGACGCCCCGCAGGGCACCTCGGTGACCCTGCACCTCAAGCCGGCCGATGCCGAGGACAACCTGCACGACTACACGGCCGAGTGGACCATCCGCGAGATCGTCAAGCGCTACTCCGACTTCATCGCCTGGCCGATCCGGATGACCGTCGAGAAGTCGGGCGAGGACGGCGCCACCACGCGCGAGGAGCAGACGCTCAACTCGATGAAGGCGCTCTGGGCGCGCGCCAAGGACGAGGTCGACGAGGCCGAGTACAAGGAGTTCTACCGGCACGTCGCGCACGACTGGGCCGACCCCCTCGAAACCATCCACATGCGCGGCGAGGGCACCTTCGAGTACGAGGCGCTGCTGTTCCTGCCGTCGCACGCCCCGCTCGACCTGTTCGCCCCGCAGGGCCGCCGGGGCGTGCAGCTCTACGTCAAGCGCGTGTTCATCATGGACGACTGCGACGCGCTGATGCCCAACTACCTGCGCTTCGTCAAGGGCGTGGTGGACGCGCACGGCCTGTCGCTGAACATCTCCCGGGAGATCCTCCAGCAGGACCGGCAGATCCGCGCCGTGCGCCGCCGCCTGGTCAAGAAGGTCCTCGCCACGCTCAAGGACCTCTCTTCCGAGGCGTACCGGACCTTCTGGGGCGAGTTCGGCGCGGTGGTCAAGGAGGGCCTGCTGGAGGACCCGGACAACACCGAGGCCCTGCTCGACCTGGTCCGCGCGGCCAGCACCCACGACCCGGCCGAGCTGACGACGCTGCGCGACTACGTCGAGCGGATGCGCGACGGCCAGACCGAGATCTACTACGCCACCGGCGAGAACCGGGCCACCATCGAGAACAGCCCGCACCTGGAGGCGTTCCGCGCCAAGGGCTACGAGGTGCTGATCCTGACCGACCCGGTCGACGAGGTATGGGTCGAGCGCGTCGGCGCGTACGACGGGAAGACCCTGCGCTCGGTCGCCAAGGGCCAGGTGGACCTGGAGACCGACGAGGAGAAGGAGCGGGCCGAGGCCGAGCGGCAGGAGTACGCCGACCTGCTCACCTGGATGAGCGGCGCGCTCGCCGACAGCGTCAAGGAGGTCCGGCTCTCCACCCGGCTCACCACCTCACCGGCCTGCGTGGTGGGCGACGCGCACGACATGACGCCCACCCTGGAGAAGATGTACCGGGCCATGGGTCAGGAGGTGCCCCGGGTCAAGCGGATCCTGGAGCTCAACCCGGCCCACGCCCTCGTCACCGGGCTGCGCAAGGCGCACGAGCAGGGCGGCGACAGCACCGCGCTGACCGAGACCGCCGAGCTGCTGTACGGCATGGCGCTGCTCGCCGAGGGCGGCGAGCTGGCCGACCCGGCCCGGTTCACCCGGATCCTGGCCGACCGGCTCGCCCGGAACCTCTAG
- a CDS encoding SDR family oxidoreductase, producing the protein MKIAGSTALVTGANRGFGRHLAAELLARGATVYAGARNPDTVDLPGVTPVRLDITDPASVAAAAELAGDVTLLVNNAGVSTGADLLDGDLAEIRLELETHYLGTLSVVRAFAPRIAANGGGTVLNILSALSWITFPEVGAYGAAKAAEWSMTNALRAQLAGRGVRVAGLHVGYMDTDMTARVTAPKSDPAEIARLAVDGIETDRYEIVADETSRQVLAGLSGGVAALYPALP; encoded by the coding sequence CCGAGCTGCTGGCCCGCGGCGCCACCGTCTACGCAGGCGCGCGCAACCCGGACACCGTCGACCTGCCGGGCGTCACCCCGGTGCGGCTCGACATCACCGACCCGGCCTCGGTGGCCGCCGCCGCGGAACTGGCCGGCGACGTCACCCTGCTGGTCAACAACGCCGGGGTGAGCACCGGGGCCGACCTGCTCGACGGCGACCTGGCGGAGATCCGCCTGGAGCTGGAGACCCACTACCTCGGCACGCTGTCCGTGGTGCGGGCCTTCGCGCCGAGGATCGCCGCCAACGGCGGCGGGACGGTCCTGAACATCCTCTCCGCCCTGTCCTGGATCACGTTCCCCGAGGTGGGCGCCTACGGCGCGGCCAAGGCCGCCGAGTGGTCGATGACCAACGCGCTCCGCGCGCAGCTCGCCGGCCGGGGCGTGCGCGTGGCCGGCCTGCACGTCGGCTACATGGACACCGACATGACCGCGCGGGTGACCGCGCCGAAGTCCGACCCGGCAGAGATCGCCCGGCTCGCCGTCGACGGGATCGAGACCGACCGGTACGAGATCGTCGCCGACGAGACCTCCCGCCAGGTCCTCGCCGGCCTCTCCGGCGGCGTGGCCGCCCTCTACCCGGCCCTGCCGTAA